Sequence from the Kribbella aluminosa genome:
CGGTATCAGCGCCCCGCCGAAGGACCTGGACGAGCTGACCGCCGACATGGGCAAGCTCAAGGCGGCCGGGTACCTGCCGCTGCAGACGGCCGGCGACTACGTGACCGGTCTGCAGCTGATGCAGCTGAGCGACCCGTCGATCGCCACGAAGTACCCGGACTGGTTCCAGCAGGTCAACTCCAAGCAGCTGAAGCTCGGCGACACCCTGCTGCCGCTGCTGGACCGCTACGAGTCCTGGATCAGGAACGGGTACGTCGACAAGAACGCGCTCGGCCTGAAGGACGTCGGGGCGCAGACGAACTTCCTGTCCGGCAAGGCCGGGATGTACATCATGGGCAGCTGGTTCGTCCGCAGCGCCGACGACGCGAAGCCGACGTTCGACCTCGGGGTGTTCGCGGCGCCGACCGAGAAGGGGCAGCCGTCGCCCGGCCCACAGGGTGTCACGATGGCCGCGCCGTACATGGTGCTGAAGTCGACCAAGCAGCGTGACCTGGCGGTGAAGCTGGTGCAATTCCTGGCCACCGACAAGGCCGCGGTGCAGAGCCAGCTGTCGCAGGACGGCAACTTCCGTAAGGGCTACACCGAGAAGCTGTCGCCGCTCGGCAAGCAGGTGCAGGACATCCTCGACCAGGCGCCGAAGGGCGTCGCCCAGGGCGAGGGGTACGGCGCCAGCACGCTGCCGTCGGGCTTCAACGGCGAGTGGAACAAGGCCGTCCAGAGCCTCTACACGGGGAAGAGCGCCAAGGACGTCGCGGCCCGCATGGACAGCTGGTTGGGCTCGAAATCGTGAGAGCCCGTCTGACCACGCTCAGTATGGTCGGGCCGGCCCTGGTGCTGTTCGTCGTCATGCTGGTGGTTCCGGTCGGTCTGTCGATCTATCTCAGCCTGACCGACTGGGACGGCTACAGCGCCAACCCGGCGTTCATCGGCCTCAAGAACTACGTCAACCTGACGCACAGCGCAGAAGCGATCAGGGCCGGCTGGGTGACGCTGCTGATCGCTGCAGTCGGCACGGTCCTGCTCAGCGTGCTGGGGCTCGGTTTCGCGTTGCTGGTGAACGGTGCGTCCCGCCTGAACGCGTTCTTCCGGATCGTGCTGTTCTACCCGCACGTGCTGAGCGCACTGGTCGTCGGCTTCCTGTGGAGTGCTGTGCTCGGTACGTCGGGCGTCGTCAACGGCTGGCTGACGTCGAAGGGTTCCGCAGTACTGCCGTTCCTCTCGGATCCGAAGTGGGCCCTCGCGTCGTTGATCGCCGTACTGGTGTGGGCCGGGTTCGGTGTGAACGTCGTGCTCTACCTGGCCGGTCTGCAGACGGTGCCGAAGGACCTGCTCGAGGCGGCGCGGATCGACGGCGCGACCAAGCGGCAGACGTTCTTCAACGTCACACTGCCCGCGCTGGCACCTGTCGTCACGGTGAACCTGGTGCTGTCGCTGGTGACGCTGCTGAAGACGTACGACCTGGTGGTGTCGCTGACGGGTGGTGGTCCCGCCGGGTCCACTCAGACGGCGGCGTACCTGATCTTGTGGGACTCGTTCCACAACAACGCGCTCGGCTTCGGTTCGGCGCAGAGCGTCGTACTGATGGTGATCACCGCAGGGCTCGCGTTGACGGTGGCGCGGTTGCGGGCGCGCGCCGACCAGGGGGCGAGCGCATGAGTGCATTGAGGATGCCCCGGGTGGCGACCCTGCAACTGAAACCGTGGAAAACAAAGCGCTGGGGACGGATCGCGTTTCTGGTGCTGACCAGCGTGCTGATGCTGGTGCCGATGTACCTGCTGGTGGTGAGCGCGTTCAAGTCGCAGCAGGACATCCTGGCGCACCCGTTCTCGCTGTCGCCCGACCAGCTGACCACGCAGTACCTGAAGAAGGCCGCGACGAACCCTGACTTCAACATCGTCAAGGGGTACGCCGTCACGGTCCTGTTCGTGGTGTCGGTCAACGTGCTGTCCGTGGCACTGGCCGGCCCGGTGTCGTACGTGATCGCCCGCCGCAGCGAACGCCGGTACCGGATGCTACTGCTGCTGTTCGTGGCCGGGACGTTCATCCCCAGCCAGGTGCTGGTGATCCCGGTCGTCTACACGCTGAAGTTCCTCGGGCTGATGGGCACGATCCCGGGGTTCGTGCTGTTCGAGACCACGCTGACGCTGCCGTTCTCGATCTTCCTGTACGCCGGTTACATCCTGACGATCCCGGCCAGCCTGGACGAGGCGGCCGCGGTGGACGGGGCCGGCAAGCACCGGGTGTTCTGGTCGATCGTGTTCCCGCTGATGAAGCCGGCCGTGGTGACGATGGTCATCCTGAACACGTTCTCGGTCTGGAACGACTTCGTGAACCCGCAGATCATCCTCGGCCCGGGCAGCGGTCTGTACACCGTGACGACCGGCGTGTACGCCGCGGTGAGCCAGTACTCCACCGACTACACGGTGGTGTTCCCGACGCTGCTGCTCGCAGTGGCTCCGTTGCTGGTGGTCTTCGTGCTGCTGCAGCGGCACGTGATCAGCGGCCTGACCGCGGGAGCGACCAAAGGATGAGCCAACAGATCATCGCCGAGACGCCCATCGGCATACCTCCGGCCTGGGCGATCATGCAGCGCCGCCTGTTCGACGTGATGGACGAGGGCTGGTGGCTGTTCCGGGAGCGCTACTGCCTGCCGGACGGCGGACTGCGGTACGCCGGCCCGATGCAGAGCCGGGACGGCGCCGACGACTTCTACGAGGCCTTCGTGAACTGGCCGGTGCTGTACCAGCTGGGCGGCGCGGACGACCTGATCGACGTGTCGAAGTGGCACTGGGAAGGTGTCACGCGGCAGCTCACCGACCTGGGGTTCCTGGTCGACGAGTTCGAGCGCGGGTACGACTGGTTCCACATCGGCGAGTCGATGATCTTCTTCTACTCGCTGTGCGCGGCCGACCCGGCCGACGAGGTGTTCCGCGAGCGCGCGTACCGGTTCGCCGAGCTGTACCTGCCCGGTTCGCCGGCCGGTAACTACGACGCCAAGACCAGGACGATCCGGGCGCCGCACAACGGTGCCGGCGGGCCGCGCTGGGGGATCAACGACGAGTGGCGGACGTTCGGTGCCGATCAGGAGCGGATGCGGAGCTTCGGGCTGCCGCTGTCCGGTGTACCTGGGATCCGCGGCTGGGGCGACCTGAAAGCGAACGCGGACCTGATGGGCGCGGAGATGATCCGCCGACTCGGTGCTGGTGACACCGCAGTCAACCTGGCCGCGACCACGCTGACCGCGAACGCCTGGCTGTACGACCACAGTGACCGCTTCTCCGCGTGGACCCTGGAGTACCTGGACGCGTGGGAGGAGCGGGCCAAGGCGAACGGCGGCCTGCTGCCCGACAACGTCGGCCCGAACGGCATCGTCGGCGAGCTGCACGACGGACGCTGGTACGGCGGCAACTACGGCTGGAACTGGCCGCACGGTGTCTACAGCGTCGGCTCTGCCGCGTGCGTCGCCGCACTCAACGGCGTCGTACTCACAGGTGATCAGAAGCGGCTGGACTTCGCCCGGCAGCTACTTGACCACTTGTACGAGCGGGGCGTCAGCGGTGCCGTCGACGACACCGAGCTGAGCATCCGTGACCGCTGGGAGGCAGAGCTCGGTGAGGACTGCGCCAACCCGACCCTGCTGATCCCGAACCGCCACAACGACAACGGCTGGTTCGACTACCAGCCCCCGCAGCTGGGGCTGCCTGTCTGGCTGTGGCAGGCCGCCTTTGAAAGCCCAGACCGCGACCGGCTCACCAATCTGCGGAAGCGCAGCGGGTACGACTGGCGAACGGTCCGCGACTTCCGTAACAAGGAAGACGCCGGCCATGAGGCACCGTGGCTCGCGTACCTGGCAGGGGATAACCCTGGCTACCCGGAGGCGATGCTGGGCGTGGCCCTGTCGCAGGTGCAGCGCCGGATGGACCTGATGGCCGTGGACACCGTTGACCCGGCCGACCTGAACATCCACCACTGGCAACGACACAACCCGGTAGCCACCGAGGCCCTGCTCCAATTGACCACCGGTACGCCGCAACTGCTCTACAACGGCGGCCTGCTACCGCTGCGGGTCCTGTACCTCGACCCGGACCGCGGTCGCCCCGGTCTGCCACCTGACGTGGCCGCACTGGTCGACACGGTCGAACCCGACAGGACAGGTCTGCAGTTGGTGAACCTGTCGGCGACGCGGACACGGCGGGTCGTCGTACAGGCCGGAAGCTTCGGCACCGACCGGATCGACGAGGCGACGGTGTCCACGGCGTCGGGGGAGTATCCCGGACCGGCACCGGCGTACACCTCACAACCACCGGCACCGGGGACCCGCACGGTCGTTGTCGGCGGCAACAGACTCGAAGTGACGATGCCGCCCGGCCGGACCATCCGGCTCGACTTACGGCTGACCAGGAACACCTATCGAGCCAGTCATCTGGCCCTTGCCCACTGAACTACCGAGGAGACATATGAGCAGCACGGAACAAGCTCCGGTGACGCCGGTCTGGGACCTGCCGGTGCGCGGCGAGAACCCGCCGCCGTCGGACCCGGACCTGGTGTCGCGGCTGTCCGGGATCGGGTCGGCCACCGCCTGCGCCCGGTTGCACAACCAGGGCATCCGCCGGACCTTCGTCGACGGTCCGACCAGCATGTTCCCCGGCAAGAAGGTGGTCGGCCGCGCGCTGACCCTGCAGTTCATGCCGCAACGTGAAGACATCGCCGACGGCCAGACCCAGGAGTACATCGAGCGCAGTACGGCGCTGTGGGCCGTGCTCGACGAGGTCCGGCCCGGCGACGTCCTGGTGGTCCAGGCCTACGGCAGCCACACCACCGGCTGCTTCGGGGACATGCTGGTCCGCTACTTCAAGCTCCGCGGCGGCGCCGGCATCGTCGTCGACGGCCGGATCCGCGACGTCCCCCGGGTGGCGCAGCTCGACGTACCGATCTGGTCGACCGGAGCCACCCCGCACTACGCCTCCCAGTCCGAGCTGTTCCCGTGGGCGTACAACGTCCCGGTGGCAGTCGGCGGCGTCCTGACACTGCCCGGGGACCTGGTGCTCGCCGACGACGACGGTGCGGTCGTCGTCCCCCGGCAGCGGGCCGAGTCCGTGATCGCGGCGGCCGCCGAGCACGACGAGTGGGAGAAGTTCAGCCGGCGCCGCATCGACGAGGGCGCCGCACTGCGTGACTACTACCCCCTGACCGAGAAGACCCGTCTCGAGTACGAGCGCTGGCGATCCGAGAACGGGAACCACTGACCCTCTGAGAGGACCCCGCCCACATGTCCAAGAGAACCAGGCGTACGGCGTTCAGCGTCGTCGCCGGGATGGTCGTTACTGCCCTGGTGACGGTAGCGGCCGTCCAGCTGAACACCCAGCCCGCAGGTGCCGCCGACTGCAAGACCTTCTGGGTCGCCCCGAACGGTGACGACGCCGCCAAAGGCACCGAGAGGGAACCGTGGAAGACGGTCACCCGGGCCCGCGACGAGATCCGGAACAAGCGCCTCAACGACCATCAGAACTGCGACATCACCGTCAACCTGAAGGCCGGCGACTACCCGGTCACCTCGAGCATCGACTTCGGCCAGCAGGACTCCGGGAGGAACGGCCACCGGGTCGTCTACCGCAGCGTCGACGGCCCCGGCAAGGCGAACCTCCAGGGCGCCGAGGAGCTCACCGGGTGGACGCCGTACAAGGACGGCATCTACAAGACGAGCTTCGACAAGTCCAAGCCTTTCTACACGCTGTTCGAGGACGGCAAGCGTGCCACGAACGCCCGGTACCCGAACCGCGCCACCGACGACACGTGGGCGCCGTACCTGACGTCGATCCTCTACCAAGAGGACAAGATGGACGTCCACAACTGGCTGTGGGGCAAGCCGGGCGACTGGGACCCGAACTGGGACATGAGCCAGGCGTCGGTGACGATCTGGTCCGGCGGTTCCTGGTCGTGGTTCACCGACACGATCCCGCTGCTCGACACCAACTTCAAGAAGACCCAGACCACGCTGAAGTACTTCACCCGGTTCGCGATGGTGAACAGCCGCGGTGGGTCCCGGTACTACTTCCAGAACTCGCTGAGCTTCCTGGACCAGCCCGGTGAGTACTACGTCGACTTCAAGGGCGGCGAGGTCTACTACAAGCCGCGCGCCGGCACGATGGACGGCGTCAAGGTTATGCGGCCGACCGTGAAGACCGTGCTGAACCTGGCCGGCAAGTCGCCGCAGGACCGGCTGCACGACGTCACCTTCGACGGCCTCGGCGTGCAGTACTCCGACTTCGTCAGCTGGTACCGGGTCGGCTGGAACGCCCCGGGCGACTCGGGTGTCGAGCACAAGTACCCGGAGTACGACCGGCAGATCGAGCTGCCCCGCAACCAGTTCGGCGCGATCACGCTGACCAACACCAGCAACATCGACCTGAGCCGGATGCACATCTCGAACACCGGCTAC
This genomic interval carries:
- a CDS encoding ABC transporter substrate-binding protein; protein product: MARSIRRTPGIALLTSVAFLVGAAGCGGGFSDTKGAAGDSTGEVRMLVNITPNLTKSYWEGLVKPFEDANPGVDVKIEAPTGSGVKDTLPQLLAAGNAPDVVETLMADRVLAPQMLDLTDQAWTKDTPLVDQAKLDGKVYTVGVGQQAQSLVFYNKDAFAKAGISAPPKDLDELTADMGKLKAAGYLPLQTAGDYVTGLQLMQLSDPSIATKYPDWFQQVNSKQLKLGDTLLPLLDRYESWIRNGYVDKNALGLKDVGAQTNFLSGKAGMYIMGSWFVRSADDAKPTFDLGVFAAPTEKGQPSPGPQGVTMAAPYMVLKSTKQRDLAVKLVQFLATDKAAVQSQLSQDGNFRKGYTEKLSPLGKQVQDILDQAPKGVAQGEGYGASTLPSGFNGEWNKAVQSLYTGKSAKDVAARMDSWLGSKS
- a CDS encoding carbohydrate ABC transporter permease, coding for MRARLTTLSMVGPALVLFVVMLVVPVGLSIYLSLTDWDGYSANPAFIGLKNYVNLTHSAEAIRAGWVTLLIAAVGTVLLSVLGLGFALLVNGASRLNAFFRIVLFYPHVLSALVVGFLWSAVLGTSGVVNGWLTSKGSAVLPFLSDPKWALASLIAVLVWAGFGVNVVLYLAGLQTVPKDLLEAARIDGATKRQTFFNVTLPALAPVVTVNLVLSLVTLLKTYDLVVSLTGGGPAGSTQTAAYLILWDSFHNNALGFGSAQSVVLMVITAGLALTVARLRARADQGASA
- a CDS encoding carbohydrate ABC transporter permease gives rise to the protein MATLQLKPWKTKRWGRIAFLVLTSVLMLVPMYLLVVSAFKSQQDILAHPFSLSPDQLTTQYLKKAATNPDFNIVKGYAVTVLFVVSVNVLSVALAGPVSYVIARRSERRYRMLLLLFVAGTFIPSQVLVIPVVYTLKFLGLMGTIPGFVLFETTLTLPFSIFLYAGYILTIPASLDEAAAVDGAGKHRVFWSIVFPLMKPAVVTMVILNTFSVWNDFVNPQIILGPGSGLYTVTTGVYAAVSQYSTDYTVVFPTLLLAVAPLLVVFVLLQRHVISGLTAGATKG
- a CDS encoding right-handed parallel beta-helix repeat-containing protein, with product MSKRTRRTAFSVVAGMVVTALVTVAAVQLNTQPAGAADCKTFWVAPNGDDAAKGTEREPWKTVTRARDEIRNKRLNDHQNCDITVNLKAGDYPVTSSIDFGQQDSGRNGHRVVYRSVDGPGKANLQGAEELTGWTPYKDGIYKTSFDKSKPFYTLFEDGKRATNARYPNRATDDTWAPYLTSILYQEDKMDVHNWLWGKPGDWDPNWDMSQASVTIWSGGSWSWFTDTIPLLDTNFKKTQTTLKYFTRFAMVNSRGGSRYYFQNSLSFLDQPGEYYVDFKGGEVYYKPRAGTMDGVKVMRPTVKTVLNLAGKSPQDRLHDVTFDGLGVQYSDFVSWYRVGWNAPGDSGVEHKYPEYDRQIELPRNQFGAITLTNTSNIDLSRMHISNTGYTGVFMLYANDHTRITDSLLENIGNDGIKVEGGWPGEGDLTNHHTFSNLFIDHIGELVPGDAAGIELMDTGNNTVTNVEVKHSARYGISLESRPEVQDPDQYESGNTFKYIKLEEMGLDSGDMGAFYTYGVDNQEPHPIQNTVDQMVIGDVIPDPSMPDAGGTRGVHMDAGGCGFAISNVQVGKVTDQKYQSYKCNTVSNVDWEAGFDTSKMEYDKIGVLPTFPYDVAGR